Proteins encoded by one window of Emticicia oligotrophica DSM 17448:
- a CDS encoding glycogen/starch synthase: MATTKAKLKKESEETISIKPREQKKPMLMEIAWEVCNQVGGIYTVIRSKVPSMVEEWGENYCLVGPYFPNTAMIEFEPIADLDESPFGKVVKKMKEMGFDAHYGRWLVTGKPKIVLLDFKSILNDTNDLKFKLWERHQISTLNAEPLVDQVIALGEMIRVFLTEFGEAFGSKNEVVAHFHEWMVATALIDIRTDNVPISTVFTTHATMLGRYIAGNEPDFYEKLSGYDWEQEARHYGIEAQAKIERLAAQKSHVLTTVSDVTAKECEVFFGRTCDLILPNGLNVTRFAAIHEFQNLHLKYKEKIHQFVMGHFFQSYSWDLDNTLYFFTSGRYEFRNKGYDLTLEALKRLNFKLVQAGIDTTIVMFIITKNPVHSIDPEVLQSRAVMEEIRQTCEAMEKQIGEHLFHASASNDDPNLPDLNQFVDEYWRLRLRRTIQTWKTKKLPHTVTHLLKQPDDITNYLKETNLLNHEQDRVKFVYHPDFISPTNPLFGMEYSQFVRGCHLGIFPSYYEPWGYTPLECVVRGIPTVTSDLSGFGDFIMQLMKDFENVGVYVVNRKRKNFDKAADQLAEILFKFVTMNRRDRIMQRNRVENISEVFDWTNLRSYYDTAHDLALKRKGITRI, from the coding sequence ATGGCAACAACCAAAGCAAAATTAAAGAAAGAATCAGAAGAAACTATTAGTATTAAGCCGCGTGAACAAAAGAAGCCAATGTTGATGGAGATTGCTTGGGAGGTATGTAACCAAGTTGGTGGAATTTATACAGTAATTCGCTCGAAAGTACCTTCAATGGTTGAGGAGTGGGGCGAAAATTACTGTCTCGTTGGCCCGTACTTCCCTAATACGGCAATGATTGAGTTTGAACCAATTGCAGACCTCGATGAATCGCCTTTTGGGAAAGTTGTAAAAAAAATGAAAGAAATGGGCTTTGATGCCCATTATGGCCGTTGGCTGGTTACGGGCAAACCCAAAATTGTTTTGCTCGATTTCAAGTCAATTTTGAATGATACCAACGATTTAAAGTTTAAACTTTGGGAAAGACACCAAATTTCAACTTTAAATGCTGAGCCATTGGTTGACCAAGTGATTGCTCTAGGTGAGATGATTAGGGTTTTCTTGACCGAATTTGGTGAAGCTTTTGGGAGCAAAAACGAGGTTGTGGCTCATTTTCATGAGTGGATGGTTGCCACTGCTTTGATAGATATTCGCACTGATAATGTGCCAATTTCGACCGTATTTACTACACATGCCACCATGTTGGGGCGTTATATCGCTGGAAATGAGCCTGATTTTTACGAAAAACTATCAGGATATGATTGGGAACAGGAAGCACGCCATTATGGAATAGAAGCACAAGCGAAAATTGAACGTTTAGCTGCCCAAAAATCGCATGTACTCACTACAGTAAGTGATGTGACAGCTAAAGAATGTGAGGTGTTTTTCGGTCGAACTTGTGATTTGATTCTACCGAATGGTCTGAATGTTACACGTTTTGCAGCTATTCATGAATTCCAGAATCTTCACTTGAAATATAAAGAAAAAATCCATCAATTTGTGATGGGGCACTTCTTCCAAAGTTATTCTTGGGATTTAGATAATACACTCTACTTCTTTACTTCAGGCCGCTACGAATTTAGAAACAAAGGATATGACCTTACACTTGAAGCTCTCAAACGTTTGAACTTCAAACTTGTTCAGGCAGGTATTGATACGACAATCGTGATGTTTATCATTACTAAAAACCCTGTTCATTCGATAGACCCAGAGGTGCTACAGTCGAGGGCTGTAATGGAAGAGATTCGACAAACCTGTGAGGCTATGGAAAAACAAATTGGAGAACATCTATTCCATGCCTCGGCATCAAACGATGACCCAAATCTTCCTGACTTAAATCAGTTTGTTGATGAATATTGGAGATTACGTTTACGCCGCACAATTCAAACTTGGAAGACCAAAAAACTTCCTCATACGGTGACGCACCTTTTGAAGCAACCCGATGATATTACCAATTATTTGAAGGAAACCAATTTACTTAACCACGAACAAGACCGCGTAAAATTTGTGTATCACCCAGATTTTATTTCTCCTACCAACCCACTTTTTGGAATGGAATACAGCCAGTTTGTGCGTGGATGCCATTTGGGCATTTTCCCGAGTTATTATGAACCTTGGGGATATACGCCGCTAGAGTGTGTTGTAAGAGGAATTCCTACTGTAACGAGTGATTTATCAGGCTTTGGTGATTTCATTATGCAACTCATGAAAGATTTCGAAAACGTAGGGGTATATGTGGTTAATCGTAAGCGTAAAAACTTTGATAAAGCCGCCGACCAACTAGCCGAAATTCTCTTTAAGTTCGTAACAATGAACCGACGTGACCGCATCATGCAGCGTAATAGAGTAGAGAATATCTCAGAAGTATTTGATTGGACAAATCTACGTTCGTACTACGATACTGCTCACGATTTAGCCCTGAAACGTAAGGGTATAACACGTATATAG